From the genome of Falco cherrug isolate bFalChe1 chromosome 10, bFalChe1.pri, whole genome shotgun sequence:
aaggaaaaaattggaaaattcTGAGATCTAGACACACTTCTTTTAATAGCTAAGCACTGAACAGCTGGAGGAGAGATCTGTCTTCTGGGGTTGAGAGTTATCTGGTGGTAGTTTAAAGATCTTGCTGTATGCCACAATCCCAGCGAAATCTGTGAACGCATCATTTAATATCTAGGGATGAGTCTGTGCTGTTCTGAACACTTGAGTTTGCTTTAAGTGGCCTGTAAATGTTTCTTCCTATTCCAAGCTTGGCACTTAAAACCTGTGTGTGAAAATATATGTACTTTAGAAGTTGAGCACACCCATATATGTGCACATGTGTTCCAAGATCAAAACCTTAAATGCAGCTTCATAATGCTCTGTTCCCTGGTTTTGCAGTACAGCATACACTGTCAGCGCAGGgtaaaaaggttttatttctgttgctggGTATACCAAGAAATGTGACATATCTCTGTTGAATCAATGACTTTTCCTTTATGCTTTAGGATCTTCTCAGATGCAGAGTTTTGACATCAGGAATTTTTGAAACCAAGTTTCAGGTGGATAAAGTAAATTTCCAGTaagtatcctttttttttttcctgttctccgCTTTCTCCCCCCACGTTACCCCAgtttcccccccctttttttttctttcttctttcttctttttttctaatacaaTGAAGACAAATACCAGGGTAAATTGGAGGACAGTCTACCGTATAGTCATTTAGACTACATTGAGTCATTGagaattttgtatttctcaAGTTGATGTTTAatagaaagcaatttttttaatttaacagcctgattttaaaaggaattcaAATTGGTGTGCAGTGTACATATACCAGAATTTCTTACCTTCAAGTGTAGGTGTTAGTGAAAGTAAACATCATTCTATTTTGTGATGAAAGCTGTGCGTGCATATGTTGGTGGACTGTTACCTGTTCAGTTTCTTATAATCCTCAATTCCTTTTAGCTTCTGTGACATGGAAGTCCTAAAATTTCTTCcgttttctgtttgcatttgggggggaggggaaaaaaccaaacacaaaatgTATTCTGACTcaatttgtgtttttttcttagtatgTTTGATGTTGGAGGGCAACGAGATGAACGCCGAAAATGGATCCAGTGTTTTAATGGTATGATTAGAACTCGTGTGTGTTTTATAAAGTAGTTCACTGCAAAACTTTAATGGcctatctttatttttttccctgtgtgaaAGCAATCTTTTCCATGTAGTTTGATAAGCAATTATCTGAACAGTCATACAGgataagattttcttttttcttgacatGTAAACTTCTGTAACTGCGTAGAATATGTTTAGGGAGAATGTAGGTGGAAAGGAATTCAAGTTTGATAACTTCATATGGCTTGTCCACTTTCTTCAGCTTCCCTTTCTTTATTCagttaggtttttttggtgatggGTTTGTCCATTATTTGCCAGCTATGAGTGTTAAATTCCACCCTGTGTTCTGTCTTTCAGGTGAAGGTTTACACTTGTTTGTACCTATACAAAATATGCAATTACAGACTGATTAATACATGCACAAAATCAGATTATCATATTTTTGCACATGATTGCAGCCACATTGCTATGTCAGGGGTGGTGCTTTCTGAATCAGTACCAACCCATTAATGCTCTATGAGATTGTAGGGAACATCTGTCTTGTTAGACATGGCGTCACATACGGTATATAATATACTACAGCATTGTATAGTCTAGCCCCAAAATGCCCTTGTTGAAAAAGTTTATGATGGAGTTTATAAACTTGCATTTTTCTAGGGAGCcatgcattttaatataatgttttaaaaaacagctctAAGGGGAAGGCCCTTACTGAAAACATATAAACAAACACCCTCATTTAAGTAACCTGTATGTCAGCTGGATTCCTTAGGATGCTAACACAGCACCAGCCTAGGCACGGGTAGGACCCTAAACGTCTGCAGGAATTTTGTGAGACCTGGAGTCTTAACACTGATGTCCCCATCTGTTTAGGACAGGTGACTATGTTCTTAACTCCCATATAATTTAAATTAGGTAGTCTTGTGTGTATCCTGAAGTGTTGCATGTACGTTCGCGACAGCTGTTTGTTTTACTCTGTGTCTCTGTTTGTTTTACTCTGCTTAGATATGAAACCTTTCTCCACACAAGTTTTCTTTTGAGCTAGAGTTGGTGCAGaccttcttgtctttttctttgtttggacaaaatatttatgaagctATGCAGAAGTCTgtctttttgcagaaaagttGTAATGAGATCCTATGGAATAGCTAAAAGTAGAATGGAACTTGGAATTCATTGTATTTTGCTATGGTTACTGATAGAGTATCACCTGAACACTTATGTATGTGTGGAACTACTGtgcaatattttcttctgtgctatTAATAGCagatttgtttgggttttaccTCTTCCTGTTACCTCATGATCTGACTCATCTCTTCTGCTGTTGATGTCTGAGGCAGATGAGCCTGGAAGTCAGTGTAAGAGGtctggagcagcacagccacacagAGCTCTGGATTCTGTGATCCTGGGAGTATCTCCCAGGAAGGAGCTAGGGGCCTCTAAGCAGTACAGTGGATGTAGGAGGACTAGAGTGATTAAACGTGAACTCACAGCAATCtactatttttattactattcaCGCAGATCAAAAGGGCCGTTTGCTCTGAGGCCTTCCCCCAAGGGCCTCCCTGTCTGTTCTTGGTAGCTCAGAGttgcttttgaaatttctttacACCTTTTAAATCTTCTTTCACATTTGAATTCTCCTCTTAGCTTTCTCCAGTTACttgcttctgttcctttcttttctatattttctgtcattctgtcaGCTTCTGTTCTGTGGCCTGCCTTTATTATCTGTAATTGTTTCTTCACTTTCTTGTTTATTTATGGTGCTTTGAAAGCTTGTCAGCCATAGCGTTTCAGCCTGTTCCCTTCATGAAGCTGAAAGTCTGGCAGCTTTTTAGTGAACTTCAGGATTCCTGGGTATTTCTTCTGCAATTTGGTATTAACTAACGGGTATTTCTTGCTTTAGATGTGACTGCTATCATATTTGTGGTGGCGAGCAGTAGCTACAACATGGTTATACGAGAGGACAATCAGACCAATCGGCTGCAGGAAGCACTAAACCTCTTCAAGAGTATCTGGAACAACAGGTCTGTGAATTGAAGTTTCGTTGTTTATATCACACAGATTAGTAAACATCCAGATTTGTGTGCTGAACCTCACTGGGATAATCTCCATAGCAGCTCCTGTGGTGCCGTGTTGTGAGATTTTGAGTGAAGCGGTACCAGCAACACACTGACATTGCGGCTGAACAGGGTGTGCAGAGCGTCAGGGCCTTCTCTGTCCCTCGCTGTACCCCCAGGGGACAGACTGGGGGTGCACCATAGGTTGGGAGGTGACACAAGCAGGCAGATGACCCAAACTAACCAAATGGATACTCAGTACCATGTCACGTCATCCTCAGCAATACAAGGGAAAGCGGGGCTTTAGGAGGGTTACCCACCTTGCTGGGTGTTGTCTGCCCACAGGAGGTGGTGAGTGATTGCCTTGCATcacttttgttctgttttcttctctcttccacGTATTCCTCACCTCTTAATTATTACTTATATTTCTCTACCTTGACCCCCAAGTTTGCCTGCTTTTATTCCTCCTCTCCTGTTCCTCTGCCACTGAggggggaagtgagcaagcagctgtgtgatgcTTCACTGCCCACGGGGGTTAACCCAGAGCAGCAGCGTAGCCTGTGTTACTCGCTTCTCAGGGAGCAGACCGAGCTAGTCTTCATTAACAAGTGCCTACCCGAGACGTTAACGTCTAATACACTCACCTCATTGAAGAAAACTCTGGAGAGTTACAAATTGGTAGTTGCCATATTGAGGCTGAAGTAATTAAAGCAGTGATAGAGTAGCGCGTTAAAAAGTGGATATACTCACCTATTTCATGCATTTAGATTAGCAGTAGAAAGTGGGCAACTTCCATTGCCCACACTAGAAGCACACAAACTGAACTCAAGGTCCATACACTTGGAATTGCACCATTGGGATTCGGGTACAAAAGGAACCTTTCAGAGTTATTGTAGTGTGTTGTGTGACTCTTGTCTCCAGAACTGGACTGTTTGTTTTTGCCATATGATCCTAGCTGTGCCTTCTCAGAGCATTTGGTTTCAATTTTTTACAGGTGGCTACGGACCATTTCAGTAATTCTTTTCCTGAATAAACAAGATTTGCTAGCAGAGAAAGTTTTGGCAGGGAAATCGAAAATTGAAGACTACTTTCCAGAATTTGCTCGCTACACTACACCAGATGATGGTAAGATTTTTATTAGCAATTTATTGTTCCCTTGTTAATCACATTTGTAATGTTTTTGATCGTTTAAGCTAAGACTTGAAAACTCTTAAGCAGACGTGATCATCATTGTCTTTCAGCTACAGTGCAATGTTAAATTGGAGGTATTAATAATGAGAGAATTATGAGGTATTAATAATGAGAGAATCCTGTGTTTTATACATTTAATACATTAGTATTTTCATCGTGCCAGAATCCTCTTACTTTGCTGATGTAGACCACAGTACAGCTTGTCACAAATACATCCTCTGGATTCCCCCTAGTCCTATCTGTGGTCATTTCTCTTAACTTGCCAAATGCCTGGTACTATGGCCCCTGTCATGTTCTTTGTTGTCCTGAAATCTTGCTGGTGGAAATAACACATTAAGGTTTGTCTTATCTGTTAGTCAGTTTTTGCAAGGTATGTTTCTATCATATGtgagcagaaaacagcaaattatGATTTTTAGGCACTGTCACcaaaaaacatctgttttaatGAGATacttcttttattattaatcAGCAACACCAGAGCCTGGTGAGGATCCCAGAGTTACAAGGGCCAAGTATTTTATTAGAGATGAATTTCTTGTaagtatttccttccttccagtaTTTCTTGTGTGATTCTTCTCAAGTATAAGTTCCTATGCACCTTCTACTGATGCAAAACGCTGtcactttttctgttctttgtatttaaacatCCACATGGCATAAAATGCCATTACGTTTAAGAGCTTTACTGCCATTTGTTAGCTGCTCTTTGAATATTTGGGTTTTGACATAGTACATAATTAAATTGCAAAAGAATTTATGAAAATTAAGGAACCTCAAATAGAATGAGTGAAGTCCTGCTGTTATTAATGGGGCCAGATTTTTATTCCATGCATTATTTCTAAAGATAAAGACTAATCAAAAGATGCATCATctgcaaaatattaatgttCTTGTCATTATCTTTCCCATTACTGGTCACCTGAAGCTGTAATAGACATAGAATTTTTTAGAATGTTATTACAATTACTTGCAGTGGTGAGCATGGCAATCAAATTGTGgactcattttaaaatggaacagAATAAAGTTTTGAGGGAGGCTTTCTCTAAGTGTAAAGCAGGGAATGACGGAGGCAAAATCCCACTTTCTTCATGGACACATTCACTAGGAGTTGTATGGCTGGATATGAATAATAGCACTTTCTTTAGTTCTCGTTCAACTCTGAAATTCCCCAGTATGCAGTGACCTTCTCACTGTATAATTCTGGTCGTTTTAAATGTCATGTTTTAGGTGAGAGAGTGAAAAGTTGTGGGCATTTTGCCACTTACACCCTTTTGAAACACTACTCACACGTACATATCTTAACCACCATTCATCTGAGTTTTGAGAACATGGGGGGTTTTCCCcagtcagttttattttaaccCAGTGTGACTCTCTTCCTTTTAACAGAGAATCAGCACAGCAAGTGGAGATGGAAGGCACTACTGCTATCCTCACTTCACATGTGCAGTGGATACAGAGAACATCCGGAGGGTTTTCAATGACTGTCGGGACATTATTCAGCGCATGCACCTTCGCCAATATGAGTTGTTGTGATGGAGAgcacttttttctgtgttttggactccttattaaaaaaagaaaaaaacccaccctcgCCCACATAGGGTGGAAGAGAACTGTTTGAATCTCCCATTGATTTGCACCCCTCaactttttctccttgctggACAATAGCAGCACTTCTAAGCTTGCTTCTGTACCCCTCGGACAGTTTGAGATGGCCCCTAACACTTAAAAGGCCATTTCCATGAGGATTCCCTAACACTGttattaacaaaaaagaaaaaaaaaaaagaaataaaacctaattAATTAAAAGCCCTGAATGTGGAGCACCTGAAAGAAttggggataaaaaaaaaattaaaacttaaaacaaaaattgggGAGAGAAAACTTTAGGTAATTTAGCACTGTTGTGGGCATAATCATATAACCCGTGATCTCCACTTTCTATCATTCACTGCATCAGACTAAAGAAGGTGCCAAGTCACAGACCAAGTTTGAAGACAGACACTTGAGTTTGGTTCTCTGACTGTAATGTGGCTTTGAACGGAAATACTGACAATTCTACAACAGACCTAGACAGTGCAAAAACCAACTGCTACCTTTCAGAagggtatttttaaaaccagtctTGGTGGTCTAAAGACAACCATGGACATTTATGAATTGAACTGCGTATGGCCTGTGATTGCAGAAAGAGTTAACCACacactgttttcagtttgtCCACTGATGATCCCGTCTGCTATAAAAATCATTATCTGGACTGTAGTCCTCACagtctttcccttctttttcctccctcccctcattttttattttactgctggATTATTATTCTTGTACAGActgtaaaatgtattattttgtaCAACTTTATTGAAAATAACTTGTAGAAGATCTTTGTGCCTTGATTATGGCTGTACCTGTACAATGAGCTAAGATGTAAGTATGTTTGATTGCGCTGTACAGCTTTGTCAACCCTATCTGCAGCATTAGCTCAAGGTAGGGAAAATTTATCTGTAGTTTagtttttctggtttataaaagaaggaaaaatactgtttagtaaaaaaaaaaaaaaaagaaaaaaaagaaaaaaaaaaagaaaaaagtacaaatTGTGCAAACTTAACCACTTTAAAAGTGAGGTCTTCAACAAGTGACCAGATGTTGCAGCatcatgctttttaatttttagctttAATTCATTTAAATCTCTATCCAAATGCAAAACATGGCTTGTTTCTACATAAACCAAATTTTGCTACAAATTATAAATGTTAGTCTTTGGTCATTCATAGTCCTTTTTGctaaagacaaaaccagaacaataACAGACGCATAGGGCATCATGCAGGTCTGGTGACCATCTCGAGACTGGGCCAAATACCCCACCAACCTCCACTGACGCTGCGTGGGCATACGACTACCAGAGTGACAAGGTGTGCACTGCCCTTGGATTTGGCCACTGAATTCCAGtttcaaatgacatttttatttctcttttaataaaGAGATACTTTAGaaccttt
Proteins encoded in this window:
- the GNAS gene encoding guanine nucleotide-binding protein G(s) subunit alpha isoform X4 — translated: MRILHVNGFNAEEKKMKIQDIKNNIKEAIETIVTAMGNLAPPVELANPENQFRIDYILNLANQIDFDFPPEFYEHTKTLWQDEGVKACYERSNEYQLIDCAQYFLDKIDIVKQNEYTPSDQDLLRCRVLTSGIFETKFQVDKVNFHMFDVGGQRDERRKWIQCFNDVTAIIFVVASSSYNMVIREDNQTNRLQEALNLFKSIWNNRWLRTISVILFLNKQDLLAEKVLAGKSKIEDYFPEFARYTTPDDATPEPGEDPRVTRAKYFIRDEFLRISTASGDGRHYCYPHFTCAVDTENIRRVFNDCRDIIQRMHLRQYELL
- the GNAS gene encoding guanine nucleotide-binding protein G(s) subunit alpha isoform X3, whose product is MPSFFRCAGESGKSTIVKQMRILHVNGFNAEEKKMKIQDIKNNIKEAIETIVTAMGNLAPPVELANPENQFRIDYILNLANQIDFDFPPEFYEHTKTLWQDEGVKACYERSNEYQLIDCAQYFLDKIDIVKQNEYTPSDQDLLRCRVLTSGIFETKFQVDKVNFHMFDVGGQRDERRKWIQCFNDVTAIIFVVASSSYNMVIREDNQTNRLQEALNLFKSIWNNRWLRTISVILFLNKQDLLAEKVLAGKSKIEDYFPEFARYTTPDDATPEPGEDPRVTRAKYFIRDEFLRISTASGDGRHYCYPHFTCAVDTENIRRVFNDCRDIIQRMHLRQYELL
- the GNAS gene encoding guanine nucleotide-binding protein G(s) subunit alpha isoform X2, with amino-acid sequence MGCLGNSKTEDQRNEEKAQREANKKIEKQLQKDKQVYRATHRLLLLGAGESGKSTIVKQMRILHVNGFNAEEKKMKIQDIKNNIKEAIETIVTAMGNLAPPVELANPENQFRIDYILNLANQIDFDFPPEFYEHTKTLWQDEGVKACYERSNEYQLIDCAQYFLDKIDIVKQNEYTPSDQDLLRCRVLTSGIFETKFQVDKVNFHMFDVGGQRDERRKWIQCFNDVTAIIFVVASSSYNMVIREDNQTNRLQEALNLFKSIWNNRWLRTISVILFLNKQDLLAEKVLAGKSKIEDYFPEFARYTTPDDATPEPGEDPRVTRAKYFIRDEFLRISTASGDGRHYCYPHFTCAVDTENIRRVFNDCRDIIQRMHLRQYELL